A genomic window from Stigmatopora argus isolate UIUO_Sarg chromosome 13, RoL_Sarg_1.0, whole genome shotgun sequence includes:
- the slc35a5 gene encoding UDP-sugar transporter protein SLC35A5, translated as MVCQRPLCSRSSAYTLALGVTFVSLGTGRILLFKFAANADNKYDFLPASVNMLAEALKLFFCLVMSVRVLIREGRSCKDLGCSSASSLLSSLKWAVPAFLYFLDNLIIFYVMSYLQPVMAVLFSNFVILTTAVLFRVVLKRRLSWVQWAVLLILFLSIVSLTLESESQKSEGFVWGGPPRPLSVPSNSCLLYTQLLEEMKNSSGSQLRTTTTAPPGWGWLGAGHALLLLQCFISSMANIYNEKILKEGQQLSESIFIQNSKLYAFGVAFNGLTLLSRRESRGLVVHCGLFYGHNVYSLALVLVTACLGLSVAFILKFRDNMFHVLTNQITSVLVIGLSLFLWDFRPSPDFFLKAPVVPLAIFIYNASRPRDPLFPPRLVNGEPLKRSRGDGEELELLTKAHQDSDSEESL; from the exons ATGGTGTGCCAGCGGCCCCTTTGCAGCCGCTCGTCGGCCTACACGCTAGCCCTGGGCGTCACCTTCGTCTCTCTGGGCACTGGTCGGATCCTGCTCTTCAAGTTTGCCGCCAACGCAG ACAACAAGTATGACTTCCTCCCGGCGTCCGTCAACATGCTGGCCGAGGCGCTCAAACTGTTCTTCTGCCTCGTCATGTCAGTCAGGGTGCTCATCCGAG AGGGCCGCTCCTGCAAAGATCTGGGCTGCTCTTCTGCCTCGTCGCTCCTCAGTTCTCTCAAGTGGGCCGTCCCTGCATTCCTCTACTTTCTCGATAACCTCATCATTTTCTACGTGATGTCCTATCTGCAGCCT GTCATGGCGGTCCTCTTCTCAAATTTTGTGATTTTAACCACGGCTGTTCTCTTCAGAGTCGTCCTAAA GAGGCGTTTATCCTGGGTGCAGTGGGCAGTCTTGCTCATCCTCTTTCTGTCCATTGTCTCATTGACTTTGGAGTCAGAGAGCCAGAAGTCAGAGGGTTTTGTGTGGGGAGGCCCCCCAAGACCCCTTTCCGTACCCTCTAACTCCTGCCTGCTCTATACTCAACTATTGGAGGAGATGAAGAACAGCAG TGGCTCACAGTTGCGGACGACAACGACGGCGCCACCCGGATGGGGCTGGCTGGGCGCGGGTCACGCGCTGCTCCTGCTGCAGTGCTTCATCTCGTCCatggccaacatttacaatGAGAAGATCCTGAAGGAAGGCCAGCAGCTCAGCGAGAGCATCTTCATTCAGAACAGTAAACT GTACGCCTTCGGCGTGGCCTTCAACGGCCTGACCCTGCTCAGCAGACGAGAGTCACGGGGCCTCGTCGTCCACTGCGGCCTCTTCTACGGACACAACGTCTACTCTCTGGCCCTGGTGCTCGTCACGG CTTGCCTGGGCCTCTCGGTGGCGTTCATCTTGAAATTCCGTGACAACATGTTCCACGTGCTGACTAACCAGATCACCAGCGTCCTGGTCATCGGCCTGTCGCTCTTTCTCTGGGACTTCCGGCCCTCCCCGGACTTTTTCCTCAAGGCGCCCGTCGTGCCGCTGGCCATCTTTATCTACAACGCCAGCCGGCCCCGGGACCCGCTCTTCCCGCCGCGGCTTGTCAACGGGGAGCCCTTGAAGCGCTCCAGAGGG GACGGCGAGGAGCTGGAACTGCTGACCAAGGCCCACCAAGACAGCGACTCGGAAGAGTCCTTGTAG
- the ccdc80 gene encoding coiled-coil domain-containing protein 80 isoform X2 translates to MVLLKKTLQVEERYPYPVRLEAMYEVIDQSPMRRLEKIRQKGFVQKCKGAGVEGQVEEGALTVGPPAEGKPPKKILRKPTTTTTTATTTTTVTTTKPTTAPTTTTRATTTTTTTTRPTTVTTTTKATSTMRRNAAKRTTTTLTPSRGHAQTALLPAPGTTQDPYYHRRSEKQQHPAKTTPAGDNQTHEDDSQHPDVHKAVDVTRKPSKMKPGRKKNRGEKTLTNEYEVEPTVASPEESDASVDAGPARKVKTKHDKKKKNEKKAERRGGKTGKKNGKKASKYPEKEDYPKPTKKTPPKGSLTSFLDYFENRRRLLLVTSPSEDDKMYVQQRDEYLESVCEMAIRKVSIVTVFGSLANSTMKIDHYQLENDKPMKGLRQEDLVNQDLITQLRKEFRMIHDDFHMVLTDTDMRVKQSYEVPIAMKSVFNYMDTFSSRIREMEQQKRDGVHCKKEDKPRSLENFLSRFRWRRRLFIISTPNDEEWAYQQQLYGLGSQACNLGLRHISILKLVGTELSDMGGVLELYPFNGSATVEREGLSTNLVKDIRNYFQISPEYFSMLLVGKDGNVKSWYPSPMWSMAIIYDLVDSMQLRRQEMAIQQSLGMRCPEDEYGGYGYHQHGYQDGYHQGYGY, encoded by the exons ATGGTGCTGCTGAAAAAGACCCTGCAGGTGGAGGAGAGGTACCCGTACCCCGTGAGACTGGAGGCCATGTACGAGGTCATTGACCAGTCGCCCATGAGGAGGCTGGAGAAGATTCGCCAAAAAGGCTTCGTCCAAAAGTGCAAAGGAGCCGGTGTGGAGGGCCAAGTCGAGGAAGGCGCGCTTACCG TCGGGCCACCCGCGGAAGGAAAACCGCCAAAGAAAATCCTGAGGAagccgacgacgacgacgacaacggCGACAACCACCACCACCGTGACAACAACCAAGCCGACCACGGCCCCCACGACAACGACTcgggcaacaacaacaacaacaaccaccacCAGGCCAACAACCGTCACCACGACAACAAAAGCCACCAGCACCATGCGTAGAAACGCCGCCAAGCGCACGACTACCACCCTGACACCGAGCAGAGGCCACGCCCAGACGGCGCTGCTCCCCGCCCCCGGAACCACTCAGGATCCATACTATCACAGGAGAAGTGAGAAGCAGCAGCACCCGGCCAAAACCACCCCGGCCGGGGACAACCAGACGCACGAGGACGACAGCCAACATCCGGACGTCCACAAAGCCGTCGACGTCACCAGGAAGCCGTCCAAGATGAAACCCGGCAGGAAAAAAAACCGAGGGGAGAAG ACGCTGACGAATGAGTACGAAGTGGAGCCCACCGTGGCGTCCCCGGAGGAGTCGGACGCCTCGGTCGACGCCGGTCCCGCCAGGAAGGTGAAGACCAAGCacgacaagaagaagaaaaatgaaaagaaggcCGAGAGGAGGGGAGGCAAAACGGGAAAGAAGAACGGAAAGAAGGCGTCCAAGTACCCGGAAAAGGAGGACTACCCCAAGCCCACCAAGAAGACTCCTCCCAAGGGATCGCTGACCTCCTTCCTGGACTACTTTGAGAATCGGCGCCGATTGCTG ctgGTGACGTCCCCCAGCGAGGACGACAAGATGTACGTCCAGCAGAGGGACGAATACCTGGAGTCGGTGTGCGAGATGGCCATCCGCAAAGTCTCCATCGTCACCGTCTTCGGCTCGCTGGCCAACTCCACCATGAAAATCGACCACTACCAGTTGG AGAACGACAAGCCCATGAAAGGACTTCGTCAGGAGGACCTGGTCAATCAAGATCTGATCACCCAGCTGAGGAAAGAGTTCCGGATGATCCACGACGACTTCCACATGGTTCTCACGGACACCGACATGAGAGTCAAG CAATCCTACGAGGTCCCCATCGCCATGAAATCCGTGTTCAACTACATGGACACCTTCTCGTCACGCATCCGAGAGATGGAGCAGCAGAAGCGGGACGGCGTGCATTGCAAGAAAGAAGACAAGCCCAGGTCCTTGGAAAACTTCCTCTCCAG GTTCCGCTGGAGGCGACGTCTCTTCATCATCTCCACCCCCAATGATGAGGAGTGGGCTTACCAGCAGCAGCTTTATGGCTTGGGCAGCCAGGCCTGCAACCTAG GATTAAGGCACATCTCCATTTTAAAGCTGGTTGGGACAGAACTGTCAGATATGGGCGGAGTCCTGGAACTTTATCCGTTTAATG GGAGCGCCACGGTGGAACGTGAAGGCCTCTCGACCAACCTGGTCAAAGACATAAGGAACTACTTCCAGATCAGCCCGGAGTACTTCTCCATGCTGCTGGTGGGCAAGGACGGCAACGTCAAGTCCTGGTACCCCTCGCCCATGTGGTCCATGGCCATCATCTACGACCTGGTGGACTCCATGCAGCTGCGCCGGCAGGAAATGGCCATCCAGCAGTCGCTGGGGATGCGCTGCCCCGAGGATGAATACGGCGGCTATGGCTACCACCAGCATGGCTACCAGGACGGCTACCACCAGGGTTACGGTTACTAG
- the ccdc80 gene encoding coiled-coil domain-containing protein 80 isoform X1, with translation MKRLSTLVWALTCLLLIWPSEADGVRRPIGARLRRRPGTGRPVTGRLRDGRSSRARPGLASAVSVHSSGASNGWQADEGVGLQNTRMGARPGTPRGRARARVTRMPSSPGSPNLLATFAGKNRVLVISAPHDSDGYYRLMMSLLKDDVYCELAERHVQQIVMFHQEGEMGGKVRRITAEGKVMEEPLDTALVPRLMSFLKLEKGKFGMVLLKKTLQVEERYPYPVRLEAMYEVIDQSPMRRLEKIRQKGFVQKCKGAGVEGQVEEGALTVGPPAEGKPPKKILRKPTTTTTTATTTTTVTTTKPTTAPTTTTRATTTTTTTTRPTTVTTTTKATSTMRRNAAKRTTTTLTPSRGHAQTALLPAPGTTQDPYYHRRSEKQQHPAKTTPAGDNQTHEDDSQHPDVHKAVDVTRKPSKMKPGRKKNRGEKTLTNEYEVEPTVASPEESDASVDAGPARKVKTKHDKKKKNEKKAERRGGKTGKKNGKKASKYPEKEDYPKPTKKTPPKGSLTSFLDYFENRRRLLLVTSPSEDDKMYVQQRDEYLESVCEMAIRKVSIVTVFGSLANSTMKIDHYQLENDKPMKGLRQEDLVNQDLITQLRKEFRMIHDDFHMVLTDTDMRVKQSYEVPIAMKSVFNYMDTFSSRIREMEQQKRDGVHCKKEDKPRSLENFLSRFRWRRRLFIISTPNDEEWAYQQQLYGLGSQACNLGLRHISILKLVGTELSDMGGVLELYPFNGSATVEREGLSTNLVKDIRNYFQISPEYFSMLLVGKDGNVKSWYPSPMWSMAIIYDLVDSMQLRRQEMAIQQSLGMRCPEDEYGGYGYHQHGYQDGYHQGYGY, from the exons ATGAAGCGGCTTTCCACGCTCGTTTGGGCCCTAACGTGTCTCCTGCTCATCTGGCCGAGCGAGGCCGACGGGGTTAGACGACCGATCGGGGCGCGTTTGCGTCGGCGACCCGGAACGGGGCGACCCGTAACGGGGCGACTGCGGGACGGCCGATCGTCGCGCGCGCGCCCCGGTTTGGCGTCCGCCGTCTCCGTGCACAGCTCCGGGGCGAGTAACGGCTGGCAGGCGGACGAGGGCGTAGGCCTTCAAAACACGAGAATGGGGGCCCGCCCCGGGACCCCACGAGGGCGAGCTCGGGCCAGGGTGACCCGGATGCCCAGCTCGCCCGGCTCGCCCAACCTGCTGGCCACTTTTGCGGGCAAAAATCGAGTGCTGGTGATCTCGGCGCCTCACGATTCCGACGGCTACTACCGCCTCATGATGTCCCTGCTGAAGGACGACGTGTACTGCGAGCTGGCCGAGAGGCACGTTCAGCAGATCGTCATGTTCCACCAGGAGGGCGAGATGGGGGGTAAGGTTCGGAGGATCACCGCCGAGGGGAAAGTGATGGAAGAGCCGCTGGACACCGCCCTCGTTCCCAGACTCATGAGCTTCCTCAAACTGGAGAAAG GGAAGTTTGGGATGGTGCTGCTGAAAAAGACCCTGCAGGTGGAGGAGAGGTACCCGTACCCCGTGAGACTGGAGGCCATGTACGAGGTCATTGACCAGTCGCCCATGAGGAGGCTGGAGAAGATTCGCCAAAAAGGCTTCGTCCAAAAGTGCAAAGGAGCCGGTGTGGAGGGCCAAGTCGAGGAAGGCGCGCTTACCG TCGGGCCACCCGCGGAAGGAAAACCGCCAAAGAAAATCCTGAGGAagccgacgacgacgacgacaacggCGACAACCACCACCACCGTGACAACAACCAAGCCGACCACGGCCCCCACGACAACGACTcgggcaacaacaacaacaacaaccaccacCAGGCCAACAACCGTCACCACGACAACAAAAGCCACCAGCACCATGCGTAGAAACGCCGCCAAGCGCACGACTACCACCCTGACACCGAGCAGAGGCCACGCCCAGACGGCGCTGCTCCCCGCCCCCGGAACCACTCAGGATCCATACTATCACAGGAGAAGTGAGAAGCAGCAGCACCCGGCCAAAACCACCCCGGCCGGGGACAACCAGACGCACGAGGACGACAGCCAACATCCGGACGTCCACAAAGCCGTCGACGTCACCAGGAAGCCGTCCAAGATGAAACCCGGCAGGAAAAAAAACCGAGGGGAGAAG ACGCTGACGAATGAGTACGAAGTGGAGCCCACCGTGGCGTCCCCGGAGGAGTCGGACGCCTCGGTCGACGCCGGTCCCGCCAGGAAGGTGAAGACCAAGCacgacaagaagaagaaaaatgaaaagaaggcCGAGAGGAGGGGAGGCAAAACGGGAAAGAAGAACGGAAAGAAGGCGTCCAAGTACCCGGAAAAGGAGGACTACCCCAAGCCCACCAAGAAGACTCCTCCCAAGGGATCGCTGACCTCCTTCCTGGACTACTTTGAGAATCGGCGCCGATTGCTG ctgGTGACGTCCCCCAGCGAGGACGACAAGATGTACGTCCAGCAGAGGGACGAATACCTGGAGTCGGTGTGCGAGATGGCCATCCGCAAAGTCTCCATCGTCACCGTCTTCGGCTCGCTGGCCAACTCCACCATGAAAATCGACCACTACCAGTTGG AGAACGACAAGCCCATGAAAGGACTTCGTCAGGAGGACCTGGTCAATCAAGATCTGATCACCCAGCTGAGGAAAGAGTTCCGGATGATCCACGACGACTTCCACATGGTTCTCACGGACACCGACATGAGAGTCAAG CAATCCTACGAGGTCCCCATCGCCATGAAATCCGTGTTCAACTACATGGACACCTTCTCGTCACGCATCCGAGAGATGGAGCAGCAGAAGCGGGACGGCGTGCATTGCAAGAAAGAAGACAAGCCCAGGTCCTTGGAAAACTTCCTCTCCAG GTTCCGCTGGAGGCGACGTCTCTTCATCATCTCCACCCCCAATGATGAGGAGTGGGCTTACCAGCAGCAGCTTTATGGCTTGGGCAGCCAGGCCTGCAACCTAG GATTAAGGCACATCTCCATTTTAAAGCTGGTTGGGACAGAACTGTCAGATATGGGCGGAGTCCTGGAACTTTATCCGTTTAATG GGAGCGCCACGGTGGAACGTGAAGGCCTCTCGACCAACCTGGTCAAAGACATAAGGAACTACTTCCAGATCAGCCCGGAGTACTTCTCCATGCTGCTGGTGGGCAAGGACGGCAACGTCAAGTCCTGGTACCCCTCGCCCATGTGGTCCATGGCCATCATCTACGACCTGGTGGACTCCATGCAGCTGCGCCGGCAGGAAATGGCCATCCAGCAGTCGCTGGGGATGCGCTGCCCCGAGGATGAATACGGCGGCTATGGCTACCACCAGCATGGCTACCAGGACGGCTACCACCAGGGTTACGGTTACTAG